A genomic window from Camelus ferus isolate YT-003-E chromosome X, BCGSAC_Cfer_1.0, whole genome shotgun sequence includes:
- the LOC102509954 gene encoding coiled-coil domain-containing protein 169-like: MKPIYIKLLEEIHMKDLVQTSILEIRHKIVELKAKLIIDNGCSEWKTRYETHLELNDRLEKQIATLREKMEKLRGNPSDRLSSIRVYEQMPVESLSNLLRQLEKEKRILENQVKDCALRLEQESKAYHKADDERRIYLAKVSQLSGSYQGSKRQPMSQLHRMKENPVKTGRYNPANQKIVNNKRGPAKKITRSNHLPKLNP; the protein is encoded by the exons ATGAAGCCAATTTATATCAAG TTATTGGAAGAAATCCATATGAAAGACTTAGTACAAACCTCAATACTTGAAATAAGACACAAGATAGTGGAACTGAAAGCCAAACTCATTATTGACAATGGATGTAGTGAATGGAAAACCCGTTATGAGACACACCTTGAGCTGAATGATCGACTAGAAAAGCAAATTGCTACTctcagagagaaaatggaaaaactccGTGGAAATCCTTCAGATAGATTATCTTCTATTCGTGTCTATGAGCAAATGCCAGTGGAATCCTTAAGTAATTTACTTAGacagctagaaaaagaaaaaaggatccTTGAAAATCAAGTGAAAGACTGTGCACTTAGACTGGAACAAGAATCAAAGGCTTACCACAAGGCCGACGATGAACGCCGTATATACCTAGCTAAGGTATCTCAGCTCTCTGGCTCATACCAAGGTTCTAAAAGACAACCAATGAGTCAACTGCATAGAATGAAAGAGAATCCAGTGAAAACAGGAAGATATAACCCAGCTAATCAGAAGATTGTAAATAACAAGAGAGGACCAGCAAAAAAGATTACAAGATCAAATCATCTTCCAAAACTCAATCCATGA